One region of Mycobacterium riyadhense genomic DNA includes:
- the ipdE1 gene encoding acyl-CoA dehydrogenase IpdE1, protein MQDVEEFRAEVRGWLADNLVGEFAALKGLGGPGREHEAFEERRAWNQHLAAAGLTCLGWPVEHGGRGLSTAHRVAFYEEYARADAPDKVNHFGEELLGPTLIAFGTPEQQRRFLPRIRDVTELWCQGYSEPGAGSDLANVSTTAELDGDQWVINGQKVWTSLAHLSQWCFVVARTEKGSKRHAGLSYLLVPLDQPGVQIRPIVQITGTAEFNEVFFDDARTDADLVVGQPGDGWRVAMGTLTFERGVSTLGQQIVYARELSNLAELARRTGAADDPILRERLTRAWTGLRAMRSYALATLEGPAVDGQDNVSKLLWANWHRDLGELAMDVIGKPGLTLTDGEFDEWQRLYLFTRADTIYGGSNEIQRNIIAERVLGLPREVKG, encoded by the coding sequence ATGCAGGATGTCGAGGAGTTCCGGGCCGAGGTCCGCGGCTGGCTCGCCGACAACCTGGTCGGCGAATTCGCAGCACTCAAGGGTCTTGGCGGGCCAGGACGCGAGCACGAGGCGTTCGAAGAACGCCGGGCATGGAACCAGCACCTGGCCGCAGCGGGGCTGACGTGCCTGGGCTGGCCGGTGGAGCATGGCGGCCGTGGGCTTTCGACCGCGCATCGGGTGGCCTTCTATGAGGAGTACGCCCGCGCCGACGCGCCGGACAAGGTCAACCACTTCGGAGAAGAGTTGCTGGGGCCGACGCTGATCGCGTTCGGAACGCCCGAGCAGCAGCGGCGCTTTCTGCCGCGCATCCGCGATGTCACCGAGTTGTGGTGTCAGGGATATTCGGAACCCGGCGCCGGCAGCGACCTGGCCAACGTCTCGACCACTGCCGAGCTCGACGGTGACCAATGGGTGATCAACGGCCAGAAGGTGTGGACATCGTTGGCGCACCTGTCGCAGTGGTGCTTTGTGGTCGCGCGTACCGAGAAGGGCTCCAAGCGGCATGCCGGTCTGTCGTATCTGCTGGTGCCGCTGGACCAGCCCGGTGTGCAGATCCGGCCGATCGTGCAGATCACCGGCACCGCGGAGTTCAACGAGGTGTTCTTCGACGATGCCCGCACCGACGCCGATCTGGTCGTTGGCCAGCCGGGCGACGGCTGGCGCGTCGCGATGGGAACGCTGACCTTCGAGCGCGGCGTGTCGACGCTGGGTCAGCAAATCGTCTATGCCCGTGAGCTTTCCAATCTGGCCGAGCTCGCGCGGCGCACCGGCGCCGCCGACGACCCGATCCTCCGAGAGCGGCTGACCCGGGCGTGGACCGGGCTGCGGGCGATGCGTTCGTATGCGCTGGCCACCCTGGAAGGGCCAGCTGTCGACGGCCAGGACAACGTGTCAAAACTGTTGTGGGCCAACTGGCATCGCGATCTGGGCGAGCTGGCCATGGACGTGATCGGCAAGCCCGGGCTCACACTGACCGACGGCGAGTTCGACGAATGGCAGCGGCTGTACCTGTTCACCCGCGCCGACACCATCTATGGCGGATCCAACGAGATCCAGCGCAACATCATCGCCGAGCGGGTGCTCGGCTTACCTCGGGAGGTGAAGGGGTGA
- the fadD3 gene encoding 3-((3aS,4S,7aS)-7a-methyl-1,5-dioxo-octahydro-1H-inden-4-yl)propanoate--CoA ligase FadD3, which yields MTSDPRTVPAALDRLVRQLPDHAALITEDRSFTWAELRDEVYRAAAALIALGVQPGDRVAIWSPNTWHWVVACLAIHHSGAAMVPLNTRYTAAEAADVLARTEAPVLFAMGRFLGTDRVAGLDHAALPALRHIVRVPVAADDPVRGTWDEFIATGANTDTVRARAAAVSPDDVSDILFTSGTTGRSKGVLCAHRQSLSASASWAANGKITSDDRYLCINPFFHNFGYKAGILACLQTGATLIPHLTFDPLRALHAIEQHRITVLPGPPTIYQTLLDHPARGDYDLSSLRFAVTGAATVPVVLVERMQSELDIDIVLTAYGLTEANGMGTMCRPEDDPVTVATTCGRPFADFELRIGSDTGEVLLRGPNVMLGYLDDPQATAAAIDADGWLHTGDIGAIDEAGNLRITDRLKDMYICGGFNVYPAEVEQVLARMKGIADAAVIGVPDERLGEVGRAFVVTQPGAQLDEDSVIAYAREHLANFKAPRSVRFVDALPRNAGGKVVKPQLRELA from the coding sequence GTGACGAGCGATCCCCGCACCGTGCCTGCGGCCCTAGATCGTCTCGTGCGGCAACTCCCCGACCATGCCGCACTGATCACCGAGGACCGCAGCTTCACCTGGGCCGAGCTGCGTGACGAGGTTTACCGGGCGGCGGCCGCACTCATCGCCCTGGGCGTTCAGCCTGGAGACCGGGTGGCCATCTGGTCCCCGAATACCTGGCACTGGGTGGTTGCGTGCCTGGCCATCCACCACTCCGGCGCCGCGATGGTGCCACTGAACACTCGCTACACCGCGGCAGAGGCCGCCGATGTCCTGGCTCGCACCGAGGCTCCGGTGCTGTTCGCTATGGGTAGGTTCCTGGGCACCGACCGGGTAGCCGGGTTGGACCACGCGGCGCTGCCCGCGCTGCGCCACATCGTCCGGGTGCCCGTCGCTGCCGACGATCCTGTCCGGGGCACCTGGGACGAGTTCATCGCGACCGGCGCCAACACCGACACCGTGCGTGCCCGTGCCGCCGCCGTCTCCCCCGACGATGTCAGCGACATCCTGTTCACCTCCGGAACCACCGGCCGCAGCAAAGGCGTGCTGTGCGCGCACCGACAATCGCTGTCGGCGTCGGCATCGTGGGCCGCCAACGGCAAGATCACCAGCGACGACCGTTACCTGTGCATCAACCCGTTCTTCCACAACTTCGGCTACAAGGCCGGCATCCTGGCCTGTCTGCAGACGGGCGCGACGCTGATCCCACACCTCACGTTCGATCCGTTGCGCGCGCTGCACGCCATCGAGCAACACCGCATCACCGTGCTGCCCGGGCCGCCCACCATCTACCAGACCCTGCTCGACCACCCGGCCCGCGGCGACTACGACCTGAGTTCGCTCCGGTTCGCGGTGACGGGGGCCGCAACGGTGCCGGTGGTATTGGTGGAACGCATGCAGTCCGAGCTCGACATCGACATCGTGCTCACTGCCTACGGTCTGACCGAGGCCAACGGTATGGGAACCATGTGCCGTCCCGAGGACGACCCGGTGACGGTCGCGACGACTTGCGGGCGCCCATTCGCCGACTTCGAGTTGCGCATCGGTTCCGACACCGGCGAAGTGCTGCTGCGCGGGCCCAACGTGATGCTCGGCTACCTCGACGACCCGCAGGCGACGGCCGCGGCCATCGACGCGGACGGGTGGCTGCACACTGGCGACATCGGCGCGATCGACGAGGCCGGCAATCTGCGGATCACCGACCGCCTGAAGGACATGTACATCTGTGGCGGTTTCAACGTTTACCCCGCCGAGGTAGAGCAGGTGCTGGCCCGGATGAAGGGCATTGCCGACGCCGCGGTGATTGGCGTTCCCGACGAGCGGCTGGGCGAAGTGGGTCGCGCGTTCGTGGTTACCCAGCCCGGTGCTCAGCTCGACGAAGACTCCGTGATCGCTTACGCCCGCGAACATTTGGCGAACTTCAAGGCACCACGATCGGTGCGGTTCGTCGACGCATTGCCACGGAACGCCGGAGGCAAGGTGGTCAAACCCCAACTGCGAGAGTTGGCCTGA
- a CDS encoding acyl-CoA dehydrogenase family protein, with translation MDLNFDEETLGFQAEVREFLVANKDAIPTKSYDNAEGFAQHRHWDRVLFDAGLSVITWPKKYGGRDAPLLHWVVYEEEYFRAGAPGRASANGTSMLAPTLFAHGTEEQLDRILPKMASGAQIWAQAWSEPESGSDLASLRSTATKTDGGWLLNGQKIWSSRAPFADMGFGLFRSDPASERHHGLTYFMFDLKAQGITVRPIVQLGGDTGFGEIFLDDVFVPDEDVIGTAGDGWRAAMSTSSNERGMSLRSPARFLAAAERLVRLWKDSGSPPQFADRVADGWIKAQAYRLQTFGTVTRLATGGELGAESSVTKVFWSDLDVELHQTALDIRGADGELAGPWTEGLLFALGGPIYAGTNEIQRNIISERLLGMPREKR, from the coding sequence TTGGATCTGAATTTCGACGAAGAGACACTGGGCTTCCAGGCCGAGGTGCGCGAGTTCCTCGTCGCCAACAAAGACGCCATCCCGACGAAGTCTTACGACAACGCCGAAGGCTTTGCGCAGCACCGGCATTGGGACCGCGTGCTGTTCGACGCGGGCCTGTCGGTGATCACCTGGCCGAAGAAATACGGCGGCCGTGACGCACCGCTGCTGCACTGGGTGGTGTACGAGGAGGAGTACTTCCGCGCCGGAGCGCCCGGTAGGGCCAGCGCCAATGGCACCTCGATGCTGGCACCGACGCTGTTTGCGCATGGCACCGAAGAACAGTTAGACCGGATCCTGCCGAAAATGGCTAGCGGCGCACAGATCTGGGCGCAGGCCTGGTCGGAACCCGAGTCCGGTAGTGATCTGGCATCGCTACGGTCCACAGCCACCAAGACCGACGGTGGCTGGCTGCTGAACGGCCAGAAGATCTGGAGCTCGCGAGCGCCGTTCGCCGACATGGGATTCGGGCTATTCCGGTCCGACCCGGCGAGCGAACGACATCATGGCCTCACCTACTTCATGTTCGACCTGAAGGCACAGGGAATCACCGTGCGCCCGATCGTCCAGTTGGGCGGTGACACCGGTTTCGGCGAGATCTTCCTGGACGACGTCTTCGTGCCCGACGAGGACGTCATCGGCACCGCAGGCGACGGTTGGCGCGCCGCGATGAGCACATCGAGCAATGAGCGCGGCATGTCGCTGCGTAGCCCGGCCCGCTTCCTTGCCGCCGCGGAGCGACTGGTGCGGTTGTGGAAAGACAGTGGCTCACCGCCGCAGTTCGCCGACCGGGTCGCCGACGGATGGATCAAGGCGCAGGCCTACCGGTTGCAAACGTTCGGAACGGTGACCAGGCTTGCCACCGGCGGCGAGCTGGGCGCGGAATCGTCGGTGACCAAGGTGTTCTGGTCCGACCTCGACGTGGAGTTGCACCAGACCGCGCTCGACATTCGGGGCGCCGACGGGGAACTCGCCGGGCCGTGGACCGAAGGTCTGCTGTTCGCCCTGGGCGGCCCAATCTATGCCGGTACCAACGAAATCCAGCGCAATATCATCTCTGAACGGCTGCTGGGTATGCCCCGGGAGAAGCGATAA
- a CDS encoding acyl-CoA dehydrogenase family protein produces the protein MDFALDDQQRDFAASIDAALSAADLPGAVRAWAAGDVAPGRKVWEQLANLGVTALAVPEKFDGLDAHPVDLVVALERLGYWCVPGPVTESIAVAPVLLADDTRNAGLACGELIATVALPPRVPYAVDADTAGLVLVGGDGGVSEAAIGDPHESVDPSRRLYEVTATGTPWQADINRAYAFGALATGAQLVGAAQALLNAAVDYAKQRTQFGRVIGSYQAIKHKLADVHIAIELARPLVYGAAISIEPRDISAAKVAAGEAALLAARSSLQTHGAIGFTQEHDLSLLLLRVQALRSAWGTPEVHRRRVLEAL, from the coding sequence ATGGACTTTGCACTCGACGACCAGCAACGCGACTTTGCGGCCAGTATCGACGCGGCGCTAAGCGCCGCAGACTTACCTGGAGCGGTTCGCGCGTGGGCCGCAGGCGATGTCGCGCCCGGGCGGAAGGTGTGGGAGCAGTTAGCCAATCTCGGCGTGACGGCGCTGGCGGTGCCCGAGAAGTTCGACGGCCTCGACGCTCACCCCGTCGACCTGGTGGTCGCACTGGAACGCCTCGGATACTGGTGCGTGCCCGGCCCGGTCACCGAATCCATCGCTGTCGCACCGGTTTTGCTCGCCGACGATACCCGCAACGCCGGCCTGGCCTGTGGGGAGCTGATCGCCACCGTCGCGCTGCCGCCGCGGGTGCCTTACGCGGTGGATGCCGACACCGCCGGCCTGGTGCTGGTGGGCGGCGACGGCGGCGTCAGCGAAGCCGCGATCGGTGACCCCCATGAATCCGTCGACCCCAGCCGCCGCCTGTATGAGGTGACGGCCACCGGGACACCATGGCAGGCAGACATCAACCGCGCCTACGCGTTCGGCGCATTGGCCACCGGGGCCCAACTGGTGGGCGCCGCCCAGGCGCTGCTGAATGCAGCCGTCGACTATGCCAAGCAGCGGACGCAGTTCGGCCGGGTGATCGGCTCGTATCAGGCGATCAAGCACAAGCTCGCCGACGTCCACATCGCGATCGAGTTGGCACGGCCGCTCGTTTACGGAGCGGCGATTTCGATCGAACCCCGCGACATCAGCGCCGCCAAAGTGGCTGCCGGTGAGGCGGCCCTGCTGGCGGCGCGGTCGTCGTTGCAGACCCACGGTGCAATTGGATTCACACAGGAACATGACCTGTCCCTGTTGCTGCTACGGGTGCAGGCATTGCGGTCGGCGTGGGGTACGCCGGAAGTACATCGCCGCCGGGTGTTGGAGGCGCTATGA
- a CDS encoding acyl-CoA dehydrogenase IpdE2 → MTDEREMLRETVAALVTKHANPEAVRAAMESDRGYDESLWRLLCEQVGAAALVIPEELDGAGGELADAATVLRELGRALVPSPLLGTTLAELALLAAQDPDAQTLEALASGRSVGALVLDPDYVVNGDVADVVIAASDGELRRWTRFSAQPVVTMDPTRRLARVRPEETEAIGPDPGLADAAAILLAAEQIGAAERCLELTVEYTKSRVQFGRPIGSFQALKHRMADLYVMVAAARAVVDDACGEPTPTNAATARLAASEALSKVAAEGIQLHGGIAITWEHDMHLYFKRAHGSAQLLDSPRKLLQRLESEVLPTP, encoded by the coding sequence ATGACGGACGAGCGGGAAATGCTGCGGGAGACCGTAGCCGCTTTGGTCACCAAACACGCCAACCCGGAAGCGGTACGCGCGGCGATGGAATCTGACCGCGGCTACGACGAGTCACTATGGCGGCTGTTATGCGAACAGGTCGGCGCGGCGGCGCTGGTGATACCCGAGGAGTTGGACGGAGCCGGCGGCGAATTGGCGGATGCCGCAACGGTTTTGCGGGAGCTAGGCCGCGCGTTGGTGCCCTCTCCCCTGCTGGGCACGACGTTGGCAGAGCTGGCGCTGCTGGCCGCCCAGGATCCGGACGCCCAGACTCTGGAAGCACTGGCTTCCGGTAGGTCGGTCGGTGCACTGGTACTCGATCCCGATTACGTAGTCAACGGCGACGTAGCCGACGTCGTCATCGCCGCCTCGGACGGTGAGCTGCGCAGATGGACCCGATTCAGCGCGCAGCCCGTCGTCACCATGGACCCCACCCGCAGGCTGGCCCGGGTTCGGCCCGAGGAAACCGAAGCCATAGGCCCCGACCCCGGCCTCGCGGACGCCGCAGCAATCCTGCTGGCGGCCGAGCAGATCGGCGCTGCCGAACGCTGCCTGGAATTGACCGTCGAATACACCAAGAGCCGAGTGCAATTCGGGCGCCCCATCGGCAGCTTTCAAGCGCTCAAGCATCGGATGGCCGATCTGTATGTGATGGTCGCCGCGGCCCGCGCGGTCGTCGACGACGCGTGCGGCGAACCCACACCTACCAACGCCGCCACCGCGCGGCTTGCCGCCAGCGAAGCGCTGAGCAAGGTGGCAGCCGAGGGCATCCAACTGCACGGTGGCATCGCGATCACCTGGGAACACGACATGCATCTGTATTTCAAACGCGCACATGGCAGCGCCCAGCTGCTCGACTCGCCACGAAAACTGTTGCAGCGGCTCGAATCAGAGGTGCTCCCGACACCGTGA
- a CDS encoding pyridoxal phosphate-dependent aminotransferase has product MNNHVALRAGIPPFYVMDVWLAAAERQRTHGDLVNLSAGQPSVGAPEPVRAAAAAALHLNQLGYTVALGIPELRAAIAADYQRQHGISVDLDAVVVTTGSSGGFLLAFLACFDVGDRVAMASPGYPCYRNILSALGCEVVEIQCGPETRFQPTVRMLAELDPPVQGVIVASPANPTGTVIPPEELAAIASWCDASGVRLISDEVYHGLVYDGAPRTSCAWQTSRNAVVVNSFSKYYAMTGWRLGWLVLPTELRRAVDRLTGNFTICPPVLSQIAAVAAFTPEAVAEADGNLAHYAINRSLLLDGLRSIGIERLAPTDGAFYVYADVSDFTTDSLVFCSKLLADTGVAIAPGIDFDTVRGNSFIRMSFAGPTSDIEECLRRIGGWLPAQ; this is encoded by the coding sequence GTGAACAATCACGTTGCACTGCGCGCCGGCATCCCACCGTTCTATGTGATGGATGTCTGGTTGGCGGCCGCGGAGCGCCAGCGCACCCACGGCGACCTGGTGAACCTGTCGGCGGGCCAGCCCAGCGTGGGTGCCCCCGAGCCGGTGCGCGCGGCGGCTGCCGCCGCATTGCACCTCAACCAACTGGGTTACACCGTGGCACTGGGCATTCCAGAGCTGCGCGCCGCGATCGCCGCGGATTACCAACGTCAGCACGGCATCTCCGTCGACCTCGATGCGGTGGTTGTCACTACGGGCTCTTCGGGCGGCTTCTTGCTGGCCTTTCTGGCGTGCTTCGATGTGGGCGATCGGGTGGCGATGGCCAGTCCCGGTTACCCGTGCTACCGGAACATCCTGTCCGCGTTGGGATGTGAAGTCGTAGAGATTCAATGCGGACCAGAAACCCGCTTCCAGCCCACCGTACGGATGCTCGCTGAACTCGACCCACCGGTCCAGGGCGTGATCGTCGCCAGCCCGGCCAACCCCACCGGAACGGTGATACCGCCTGAGGAATTGGCCGCGATCGCGTCCTGGTGCGATGCGTCCGGGGTTCGGCTGATCAGCGATGAGGTTTACCACGGCCTGGTTTACGATGGGGCGCCGCGTACCAGCTGCGCGTGGCAGACATCACGAAACGCTGTGGTGGTCAACAGCTTTTCCAAGTACTACGCAATGACTGGCTGGCGACTGGGCTGGCTAGTGCTACCGACCGAGCTGCGCCGCGCTGTGGATCGGCTGACCGGCAATTTCACCATCTGCCCACCGGTCCTGTCGCAAATCGCCGCGGTGGCGGCATTCACCCCGGAAGCCGTCGCCGAAGCCGACGGCAATTTGGCGCATTACGCCATCAACCGATCGCTGTTGCTCGACGGGCTGCGCAGCATCGGCATCGAACGGCTGGCCCCCACCGACGGCGCGTTTTACGTCTACGCCGACGTGTCGGACTTCACGACCGACTCGTTGGTGTTCTGCTCAAAGTTGCTGGCCGACACCGGCGTTGCTATCGCACCGGGCATCGACTTCGACACCGTACGGGGCAACTCGTTTATCCGGATGTCGTTCGCCGGGCCCACCAGCGACATCGAAGAATGTTTACGCCGAATCGGCGGCTGGTTGCCAGCACAGTAG
- a CDS encoding arylamine N-acetyltransferase family protein, which translates to MALDLTGYFDRINYGGPTEPTLEVLQDLVAAHTRAIPFENLDPFMGVPVDDLSPEALTDKLVHRGRGGYCFEHNGLMGYVLAEIGYRVRRLAARVVWMRAPDAPPPPQSHTALAVTFPGSQGSYLVDVGFGGQTPTSPLRFETGSAQQTTHEPFRLEDRNDGLILQAMVRAQWQTLYEFTMQGRPPIDLTVASWYVSTHPSSHFVTGLMASTVTPDARYNLSGGNLAIHRADGTEKITFENAAAVVDTLSERFGINMADVGERSLLEARIDRLLCWQPAADSA; encoded by the coding sequence ATGGCACTGGATCTGACCGGATACTTCGACCGCATCAACTACGGTGGCCCTACTGAGCCGACCCTTGAGGTGTTGCAGGATCTCGTCGCGGCTCACACTCGAGCGATTCCATTCGAGAATCTCGACCCATTTATGGGCGTGCCGGTCGACGACCTGAGTCCGGAGGCGCTCACCGACAAGCTGGTGCATCGGGGCCGGGGCGGCTACTGCTTCGAGCACAACGGGCTGATGGGCTACGTACTCGCCGAAATCGGCTATCGGGTGCGCCGACTTGCAGCTCGGGTGGTGTGGATGCGCGCGCCGGACGCACCGCCGCCACCTCAGTCACACACGGCCCTGGCCGTCACCTTCCCGGGATCGCAAGGTTCCTATCTCGTTGACGTCGGCTTCGGGGGGCAGACGCCGACCTCGCCGCTGCGCTTCGAGACCGGCAGCGCCCAGCAGACCACGCACGAACCGTTCCGACTCGAGGACCGCAACGACGGGCTGATCCTGCAGGCCATGGTCCGTGCGCAGTGGCAGACGCTGTACGAATTCACGATGCAGGGCCGGCCACCGATCGACCTGACGGTCGCCAGTTGGTATGTGTCAACCCATCCGTCATCCCACTTCGTGACGGGCTTGATGGCGTCGACGGTCACACCGGACGCGCGGTACAACCTGTCTGGCGGCAACCTGGCGATCCACCGCGCCGACGGGACCGAGAAAATCACCTTTGAGAACGCTGCCGCGGTCGTCGACACGCTGAGCGAGCGGTTCGGGATCAACATGGCAGACGTCGGCGAGCGCAGCCTGCTCGAGGCCCGTATCGACCGGCTACTGTGCTGGCAACCAGCCGCCGATTCGGCGTAA
- a CDS encoding LysR family transcriptional regulator, producing MELYQLHYFQAVAETGTLRDAAEQLAVSQSSVSRAITMLESEIGVELFTWRGRAKVLNRFGKAFLRSSLAVQRSLETAVADVRQLAGVDAGTVALGFLTSLGVTMVPRLIRRHHDRYPAARFELRSNPGRALVRDLCTGVVDICLGYPMAFDELPGVKWHCLFTQPLVAVVNRHHPLADRKLISFDELADQPFVALDQGYVLRRIFDDACSRHDITPTIAFEGTDMATLRGLIGSCLGVGIMPRAPTPVPEVVEIPVDDEELVRPIAIGWMANRYLPASAAAFRDTAIASYGMPDRDAHQAPRCGPCPTAQSSSADASHLGLPG from the coding sequence GTGGAGCTCTATCAGCTGCACTACTTCCAGGCCGTCGCCGAGACCGGCACGCTGCGTGATGCCGCTGAACAGTTGGCGGTCTCTCAGTCATCGGTCAGCCGAGCCATCACCATGCTCGAGTCCGAGATTGGGGTTGAATTATTCACCTGGCGTGGTAGGGCAAAGGTGCTCAACCGTTTCGGGAAGGCTTTTCTGCGGTCGAGTCTTGCGGTTCAGCGAAGCCTCGAAACCGCGGTCGCCGACGTCCGCCAGCTTGCGGGCGTCGATGCTGGAACCGTGGCGCTTGGTTTCCTCACTTCGCTGGGTGTGACAATGGTGCCCAGGCTGATCCGCAGGCATCATGATCGATATCCCGCAGCACGCTTTGAGCTGCGTTCGAATCCCGGCCGCGCGCTGGTGCGTGATCTGTGCACCGGTGTCGTCGACATTTGCCTCGGCTATCCGATGGCATTTGACGAGTTGCCGGGTGTGAAGTGGCACTGCCTGTTCACCCAACCACTCGTCGCGGTCGTCAACCGACACCACCCACTCGCCGACCGCAAGCTGATCAGTTTTGACGAGCTCGCCGACCAACCCTTCGTGGCCCTCGACCAGGGCTACGTCTTGCGCAGGATCTTCGACGATGCCTGCTCGCGCCATGACATCACGCCCACGATCGCCTTCGAAGGAACCGACATGGCAACGCTGCGAGGCCTCATTGGATCGTGCCTGGGAGTCGGCATCATGCCGCGGGCACCGACACCAGTCCCAGAAGTCGTCGAGATCCCCGTCGACGACGAAGAGCTGGTCAGACCGATCGCAATCGGTTGGATGGCGAATAGATATCTGCCGGCCTCGGCTGCCGCGTTCCGTGATACCGCAATAGCGTCATACGGGATGCCTGACCGAGATGCCCACCAGGCGCCTCGATGTGGGCCCTGCCCGACCGCGCAATCATCCTCCGCGGATGCATCGCATCTTGGATTGCCAGGCTGA
- a CDS encoding peptidyl-alpha-hydroxyglycine alpha-amidating lyase family protein, whose translation MLPTAGVGSANMMAHIEATDCEYGHAIVAASFYSRKFVSSPLGVPDMAFCNHSLYCVGESSHQPMALKSPVAAAAPTNLLPNPYRATENWGELPDGRIWGSSSAVAIDPDGSTVWVAERCGETRPPDRIPPGVPFACVGSALDPILKFDTNGKLLGSFGAGMLVFPHGIHVDREGNVWVADVLGYGGQGHQVLKFSPDGQLLLTLGTAGVPGCGENEFNSPSAVVTAPNGDIFVADGHGGDTNARIVKFDSSGKFVKQWGRKGTGPGEFDTPHAIAMDSTGRLFVGDRNNNRIQIFDQNGHFIDQWTQFSRPSGIYITNDVIYVADSESESATDAHNGWKRGIRIGSAIDGTVWALIPDPVEHSDITSGAEGVAADAAGNIYGAEVGQHRMMRYVELADCGCGDTGSRCA comes from the coding sequence ATGTTGCCGACTGCTGGTGTTGGCTCAGCAAATATGATGGCGCACATTGAAGCGACAGATTGCGAGTATGGCCACGCAATTGTAGCGGCGAGCTTCTACTCTAGAAAATTCGTTAGCAGTCCACTTGGAGTACCCGATATGGCGTTCTGCAACCACTCGCTCTATTGTGTTGGCGAGTCCTCGCACCAACCGATGGCGTTGAAATCTCCGGTCGCTGCGGCGGCTCCCACCAATTTATTGCCGAATCCATATCGGGCTACTGAGAATTGGGGTGAGTTGCCGGACGGACGCATCTGGGGTTCGTCAAGCGCCGTTGCTATCGATCCCGACGGCAGCACGGTATGGGTCGCCGAGCGTTGCGGGGAAACACGCCCACCTGATCGGATCCCACCCGGCGTGCCCTTTGCCTGCGTTGGATCGGCGCTCGATCCGATCCTGAAGTTCGACACGAACGGAAAGTTGTTGGGGAGCTTTGGCGCCGGGATGCTGGTGTTTCCGCACGGCATCCACGTCGATCGCGAGGGCAATGTCTGGGTTGCCGATGTGCTCGGCTACGGCGGCCAGGGACACCAGGTACTGAAATTCAGTCCGGACGGCCAGCTGTTGCTGACACTCGGGACGGCCGGTGTGCCGGGTTGCGGCGAGAACGAATTCAATTCACCCTCTGCCGTGGTGACCGCACCCAACGGTGACATCTTCGTTGCGGACGGGCATGGGGGAGACACCAATGCACGCATCGTGAAGTTCGACAGCAGCGGCAAATTTGTCAAGCAATGGGGTCGCAAGGGCACCGGTCCCGGCGAGTTCGACACGCCACACGCCATCGCGATGGATTCGACCGGCCGACTGTTCGTCGGTGACCGCAACAACAACCGCATCCAGATCTTCGATCAGAATGGGCACTTCATCGACCAGTGGACGCAGTTCAGCCGGCCCAGCGGCATCTACATCACCAACGATGTCATCTATGTCGCCGATTCGGAGTCTGAGTCGGCAACCGATGCCCATAACGGTTGGAAACGTGGCATCCGCATCGGCAGCGCAATAGACGGCACCGTCTGGGCGTTGATTCCCGACCCGGTAGAGCACAGCGACATCACGAGCGGAGCCGAGGGTGTTGCGGCGGATGCGGCCGGCAATATCTACGGCGCCGAGGTCGGTCAGCACCGCATGATGAGGTATGTAGAACTGGCCGATTGCGGGTGCGGAGACACAGGCTCGCGGTGCGCGTAG